A genomic segment from Pistricoccus aurantiacus encodes:
- a CDS encoding Re/Si-specific NAD(P)(+) transhydrogenase subunit alpha — translation MKIGAPRERARGEARVALTPESAKHIIKLGHECLVETGAGEAAGFIDDAYREAGVSVVDTPEALWKEADVVIKVREPTKQQTEWLRQGQTLISFFWPAQNEELLEKCRAKGATVIAMDMVPRISRAQKMDALSSTANIAGYRAVIEAGNQFGRFFTGQVTAAGKVPPAKVLIIGAGVAGLSAIGTATSLGAIVRAFDVRPEVAEQIESMGAEFLFLDFEDSQDGSGTGGYAAPSSPEFREKQLELFREQAPEVDIVITTALIPGRPAPKLWLEDMVKAMKPGSVVVDLAAEKGGNCDLTEPDKRIVTDNGVIVVGYTDFPSRMATQSSLLYSTNIRHMLTDLTPEKDGKIDHNMEDDVIRGSTVTHQGEITYPPPPPKVKAIAAAKPKPKEKELTREEKQAIELADFKKQTRSQVTMLAVGGALMLLLGLVAPPSFMQHFIVFVLSCFVGYQVIWNVSHSLHTPLMAVTNAISSIIILGAILQIGSGSGIVVFMAAISVLIASINIVGGFLVTRRMLAMFQKS, via the coding sequence GTGAAAATTGGTGCACCCAGAGAGCGTGCCAGAGGGGAGGCGCGCGTCGCGCTGACGCCGGAGAGCGCGAAACACATCATCAAGCTCGGCCATGAATGTCTGGTGGAAACCGGCGCCGGCGAGGCGGCGGGTTTCATTGATGACGCCTATCGAGAGGCAGGTGTCAGCGTTGTCGACACCCCGGAGGCGTTGTGGAAAGAAGCGGACGTCGTCATCAAGGTGCGTGAGCCGACCAAGCAGCAGACCGAATGGCTGCGCCAGGGACAGACGCTGATTTCTTTCTTCTGGCCCGCTCAGAACGAGGAGCTGCTGGAGAAGTGCCGGGCCAAGGGCGCCACCGTGATCGCCATGGACATGGTGCCGCGAATCTCTCGAGCCCAGAAGATGGATGCCTTGTCTTCCACCGCCAATATCGCCGGCTACCGCGCGGTGATCGAAGCGGGTAACCAGTTCGGACGCTTCTTTACCGGTCAGGTGACCGCCGCGGGCAAGGTGCCTCCGGCCAAGGTGCTGATCATCGGCGCCGGGGTGGCCGGTCTCTCTGCCATCGGTACCGCCACCAGCCTGGGCGCTATCGTGCGCGCTTTCGACGTTCGTCCAGAAGTGGCTGAGCAGATTGAATCCATGGGCGCGGAATTCCTGTTTCTCGATTTCGAGGATAGCCAGGATGGCTCCGGCACCGGCGGTTATGCGGCGCCCTCGAGCCCCGAATTTCGCGAAAAGCAGCTCGAGCTGTTTCGCGAACAGGCGCCGGAGGTGGATATCGTCATTACCACCGCGCTGATTCCCGGTCGACCCGCGCCGAAGCTGTGGCTGGAAGACATGGTCAAGGCCATGAAGCCCGGCTCGGTGGTCGTCGATCTGGCGGCGGAAAAGGGCGGCAACTGCGACCTGACGGAGCCGGACAAGCGTATCGTCACCGATAACGGCGTGATCGTCGTCGGCTACACGGACTTTCCGTCTCGCATGGCGACCCAGTCGTCTCTGCTGTATTCCACCAATATTCGCCACATGTTGACGGATCTGACGCCGGAAAAAGACGGCAAGATCGATCACAACATGGAGGATGACGTGATTCGCGGTTCCACCGTGACCCACCAGGGCGAGATCACTTATCCGCCGCCGCCGCCCAAGGTGAAGGCGATCGCCGCCGCCAAGCCCAAGCCCAAGGAAAAGGAGCTGACTCGTGAAGAGAAGCAGGCCATCGAGCTTGCCGACTTCAAGAAGCAGACCAGAAGCCAGGTGACCATGCTGGCGGTGGGTGGCGCCTTGATGCTGCTTTTGGGACTGGTGGCGCCGCCGTCGTTCATGCAGCACTTCATCGTCTTCGTGCTGTCTTGCTTCGTCGGTTATCAGGTGATCTGGAACGTCAGCCATTCCCTGCATACCCCGCTGATGGCGGTTACCAATGCCATTTCCAGCATCATCATCCTGGGGGCTATCCTGCAGATCGGCTCCGGCAGCGGGATAGTGGTGTTCATGGCGGCCATTTCGGTGCTGATCGCCTCGATCAATATCGTCGGCGGCTTCCTGGTGACGCGCCGTATGCTCGCCATGTTCCAGAAATCCTGA
- the htpG gene encoding molecular chaperone HtpG, whose translation MTTTTQEETLGFQTEVKQLLHLMIHSLYSNREIFLRELISNGADACDKLRYQALDNDALYEGDSELRIEIEHDADANTVMIRDNGIGMSRDDVISNLGTIARSGTAEFLKQLSGEQQKDAKLIGQFGVGFYSGFIVADEVTVRTRRADLPHDAGVEWRSRGEGEFSVANIERDARGTEIILHLKDDAKEFADDFRLKSLVRKYSDHIEVPVRMPRTEVERDENGKEIEGSEKIVWETVNEATALWVRSKSEISDDEYKAFYKHVAHDFSDPLTWSHNKVEGKLEYTSLLYVPGRAPFDLYERDGARGLKLYVQRVFIMDDAEQFLPLYLRFIKGVVDTRDLSLNVSRELLQQDPQVEKMKSALTKRSLDMLKKLSKDDEKYQTFWNTFGSVLKEGPAEDYANRDKIAGLLRFATTHTDSATQDQSLAAYVERMKEGQQKIYYIVADSFNAAKHSPHLEIFRKKGIEVLLLSERIDEWLMSHLTEFDGKSFVDVAKGELDLGEIEGEEEKKAQEETAKAKEGLIKRVKEALGDEVQEVKVTHRLTDSPACVVLPEHEMGFQMRRIMEAAGQKLPEVKPILELNPEHGLVDRLENAGEDSFADLARILLDQAIIAEGGHLDDPAAYVKRLNSLLTA comes from the coding sequence ATGACCACTACCACTCAAGAAGAAACCCTGGGCTTTCAGACGGAAGTCAAGCAGCTCTTGCACCTGATGATTCACTCCCTGTACTCCAACCGGGAGATTTTTCTGCGGGAGCTGATTTCCAACGGCGCGGACGCCTGCGACAAGCTTCGCTATCAGGCGCTGGACAACGATGCGCTTTACGAGGGCGACAGCGAGCTGCGCATCGAGATCGAACACGACGCCGACGCCAATACGGTGATGATTCGCGACAACGGCATAGGCATGAGCCGGGATGACGTGATCAGCAACCTCGGCACCATTGCCAGAAGCGGCACCGCGGAATTTCTCAAGCAGCTCTCCGGCGAGCAGCAGAAGGACGCCAAGCTGATCGGCCAGTTCGGGGTAGGGTTCTATTCCGGTTTCATCGTCGCCGACGAAGTGACCGTGCGTACCCGCCGCGCGGACCTGCCTCATGACGCCGGGGTGGAATGGCGCTCCAGGGGCGAGGGGGAGTTCAGCGTCGCCAATATCGAACGCGACGCCCGAGGCACCGAAATCATCCTGCACCTGAAGGACGACGCCAAGGAATTCGCCGACGATTTCCGGCTCAAGAGTCTGGTGCGCAAGTATTCCGATCATATCGAAGTGCCTGTGCGCATGCCGCGCACCGAAGTAGAGCGGGATGAGAACGGCAAAGAGATCGAGGGCAGCGAAAAGATCGTCTGGGAAACCGTCAACGAAGCCACGGCGTTATGGGTACGCTCCAAGTCCGAAATCAGCGACGACGAGTACAAGGCCTTCTACAAGCACGTCGCCCACGATTTCAGCGATCCCCTGACCTGGAGCCACAACAAGGTCGAGGGCAAGCTCGAGTACACCAGCCTGCTCTACGTACCCGGCCGCGCGCCCTTCGATCTCTACGAGCGTGACGGCGCCCGGGGGCTCAAGCTCTACGTGCAGCGCGTCTTCATCATGGACGACGCGGAGCAGTTCCTGCCGCTGTATCTGCGCTTCATCAAGGGCGTGGTGGATACCCGCGATCTGTCCCTGAACGTCTCTCGGGAACTGCTGCAGCAGGACCCCCAAGTAGAGAAGATGAAGTCCGCCCTGACCAAGCGCAGCCTGGATATGCTCAAGAAGCTTTCCAAGGATGACGAGAAATACCAGACCTTCTGGAACACCTTCGGGAGCGTGCTCAAGGAAGGCCCGGCGGAGGATTACGCCAACCGGGACAAGATCGCCGGTCTGCTGCGCTTCGCCACCACCCACACCGACAGCGCCACCCAGGATCAGTCCCTGGCGGCCTATGTCGAGCGCATGAAGGAAGGCCAGCAGAAGATCTACTATATCGTCGCCGACAGCTTCAACGCGGCGAAGCACAGCCCGCACCTGGAGATCTTCCGCAAGAAGGGCATCGAGGTGCTGCTGCTGTCCGAGCGCATTGACGAGTGGTTGATGAGCCACCTCACCGAGTTCGACGGCAAGTCTTTTGTCGACGTGGCCAAGGGGGAGCTGGATCTCGGCGAGATCGAGGGCGAGGAAGAGAAGAAGGCCCAAGAGGAAACCGCCAAGGCCAAGGAAGGCTTGATCAAGCGGGTCAAGGAGGCGCTGGGTGACGAAGTGCAGGAGGTCAAGGTGACCCATCGTCTCACGGACTCTCCGGCCTGCGTGGTGCTGCCGGAGCACGAGATGGGCTTTCAGATGCGCCGTATCATGGAAGCCGCCGGTCAGAAATTGCCGGAGGTCAAGCCGATTCTCGAGCTCAACCCGGAGCACGGCCTGGTCGATCGACTGGAAAACGCCGGCGAAGACAGCTTCGCGGACCTGGCACGTATCCTACTGGATCAGGCGATCATCGCCGAGGGCGGCCATCTCGACGACCCGGCAGCCTACGTCAAGCGCCTCAATTCACTGCTGACCGCCTGA
- a CDS encoding NAD(P)(+) transhydrogenase (Re/Si-specific) subunit beta — translation MLGQQFVTAAAIAGSVLFILSLGGLSNQEKAKRAVWYGIVGMGIAVFFTALGPGVGGYWLMIPLMIIGAVIGAYVAKRVEMTQMPQLVAALHSFVGLAAVFVGFNADLERRRVLASQLLGGAREEFSAFAAMVATKTPAELTFLQVEVVLGVFIGAVTFTGSVIAFGKLAGKIDGKPKQFPGGHMLNAGAAALCLFLAILYLNGAGFWTILLLALLAFFIGWHLIMGIGGADMPVVVSMLNSYSGWAAAAIGFTLSSDLLIVTGALVGSSGAILSYIMCKAMNRKFINVILGGFGGSQGPAAEIEGEQVSIDAGGVASALNDADSVIIVPGYGMAVAQAQNAVSELVRKLRDAGKEVRFGIHPVAGRLPGHMNVLLAEARVPYDIVLEMDEINDDFAKTDVVIVIGSNDIVNPAAQEDPNSPIAGMPVLKVWEAKNVFVCKRGQGTGYSGIENPLFFRENTRMFYGDARSSVDSLLPLLD, via the coding sequence ATGTTAGGACAACAATTCGTCACTGCTGCGGCAATCGCGGGAAGTGTCTTGTTCATTCTTTCCCTGGGGGGGTTGAGCAACCAGGAGAAAGCCAAGCGAGCGGTGTGGTACGGCATCGTCGGCATGGGCATCGCGGTGTTCTTCACCGCCCTTGGTCCGGGGGTCGGCGGCTACTGGCTGATGATCCCGCTGATGATCATCGGCGCGGTGATCGGCGCCTATGTGGCCAAGCGGGTCGAGATGACCCAGATGCCTCAACTGGTGGCGGCGCTGCACTCCTTCGTGGGTCTGGCGGCGGTGTTCGTCGGTTTCAACGCGGATCTGGAACGGCGGCGAGTACTGGCCAGCCAGCTGCTGGGTGGCGCGAGGGAAGAATTCTCCGCCTTCGCCGCCATGGTGGCCACCAAGACCCCGGCGGAGCTGACGTTCCTGCAGGTCGAAGTGGTACTCGGGGTGTTCATCGGCGCGGTGACTTTCACCGGCTCGGTGATCGCCTTTGGTAAACTTGCCGGCAAGATCGACGGCAAGCCCAAGCAGTTCCCCGGCGGTCATATGCTCAACGCCGGCGCCGCGGCCCTGTGCCTGTTCCTGGCCATCCTGTATCTCAACGGTGCGGGCTTCTGGACGATTCTGCTGCTGGCGCTGCTGGCCTTCTTCATCGGCTGGCATCTCATCATGGGTATCGGCGGCGCGGATATGCCGGTGGTGGTCTCCATGCTCAACAGCTATTCCGGCTGGGCGGCAGCGGCCATCGGTTTCACCCTCTCCAGCGATCTGCTGATCGTTACCGGCGCCCTGGTGGGCTCCTCCGGTGCGATTCTCTCCTACATCATGTGCAAGGCGATGAACCGCAAGTTCATCAACGTGATTCTGGGCGGCTTCGGCGGCAGCCAGGGGCCGGCGGCGGAGATCGAAGGCGAACAGGTGTCGATCGATGCGGGCGGCGTGGCCAGTGCCCTCAACGATGCGGACAGCGTGATCATCGTGCCGGGTTACGGCATGGCGGTGGCTCAGGCGCAGAACGCGGTCAGTGAATTGGTACGCAAGCTACGAGACGCGGGCAAGGAAGTGCGCTTCGGCATTCATCCGGTGGCGGGTCGCCTGCCAGGTCATATGAACGTGCTGCTGGCGGAAGCCAGGGTGCCCTACGACATCGTGCTGGAAATGGACGAGATCAACGACGACTTCGCCAAGACCGACGTAGTGATCGTCATCGGCTCCAACGATATCGTCAACCCGGCGGCCCAAGAGGATCCCAACAGCCCTATCGCCGGCATGCCGGTGCTCAAGGTCTGGGAAGCCAAGAACGTGTTCGTGTGCAAGCGCGGTCAGGGTACCGGCTATTCCGGCATCGAGAACCCGCTGTTCTTCAGAGAGAACACCCGGATGTTCTACGGTGATGCTCGAAGCAGTGTCGATTCGCTGCTGCCGCTGCTCGACTGA
- a CDS encoding transglycosylase SLT domain-containing protein: protein MQRRRYFHHLPPLRSMLMALAFALALPQDAALAAPDDQAMKDALNAARKQQWERIDQSAIQGHVLEGYVEYHRLKSRLPQAAAAEIKTFIERHADSPLAQWMRGQAISAYGEARQYASLLAVSDGKPSGAERQCYYYTALLDRDYQTAAQGGRRLWQYGHSRPEACDPLFNRLKQHGAIGPLEVWERLMLAWQSGESGLMSYLSRQLGAGWQDGLDSLAQVRQDYSAIIRVPARIGPQGRGTSALVAAAMHGYTRADTQEALDAWQRISPRLEIAAEDRREIEHDLILYSLVRNVGENRVWADQALSRNGDADLLELRVRAALGERDWQGVIDWVHRMEDDQRREARWQYWLGRALGQLGDAITAEKAYRAAAGERDFYGFAAADRLGQPYALNLRQDSYNEAYRQRIARWPVVERTEALMRIGEVGLANSEWYAASARLADQDVKALADYAESRGWYAKLVQTTIAGKLWDALAWRFPAAYREQFLHWGNANSVDPYLLMAISRRESAYNPTVISPAGARGLMQLMPGTATLVSRKIGVADPGPYGVLQPEVNIRLGSRYFKDMLERYRGNRLAATAAYNAGPGRVDRWLKEAPREFDLFVESIPFRETRQYVQAVLAYRVIFESLAQGGDTRNVALLTPTEQRVDYDASLLARQ from the coding sequence ATGCAGCGCCGCCGCTACTTCCACCACCTTCCGCCCCTGCGCTCGATGCTCATGGCACTCGCTTTCGCGCTTGCGCTGCCGCAAGACGCCGCCTTGGCGGCTCCCGATGACCAGGCGATGAAAGACGCCCTGAACGCGGCGCGGAAACAGCAGTGGGAACGCATCGATCAGAGCGCCATTCAAGGACACGTTCTTGAAGGCTACGTGGAATATCACCGCCTGAAGTCTCGTCTACCTCAGGCGGCGGCGGCGGAAATCAAGACATTCATCGAGCGTCATGCGGATTCTCCTCTGGCACAGTGGATGCGCGGCCAGGCAATCAGCGCCTATGGCGAGGCTCGCCAATACGCCAGCCTGCTGGCGGTGAGCGACGGCAAGCCCAGCGGCGCCGAGCGCCAGTGCTATTACTACACTGCCTTGCTCGATCGGGATTATCAGACCGCCGCCCAGGGTGGGCGAAGGCTCTGGCAATACGGCCATTCACGACCCGAGGCCTGCGACCCGCTGTTCAACCGGCTCAAGCAGCACGGCGCCATCGGCCCCCTGGAGGTCTGGGAGCGTCTGATGCTGGCCTGGCAGTCCGGAGAAAGCGGCCTGATGAGCTACCTTAGCCGACAGCTCGGCGCCGGCTGGCAAGACGGCCTGGATAGCCTGGCGCAGGTGCGCCAGGATTACAGCGCCATCATTCGAGTGCCGGCGCGGATCGGCCCGCAGGGGCGCGGCACCAGCGCCCTAGTGGCTGCAGCCATGCACGGCTATACCCGGGCAGATACGCAAGAAGCGCTGGATGCTTGGCAGCGTATTTCCCCTCGGCTCGAGATTGCCGCCGAGGATAGGCGCGAGATCGAGCATGACCTGATCCTCTATTCCCTGGTGCGCAACGTAGGGGAGAATCGCGTCTGGGCGGATCAAGCGTTAAGCCGCAACGGTGATGCGGACCTGCTCGAACTCAGGGTGCGTGCGGCGCTGGGCGAGCGGGACTGGCAGGGCGTCATCGACTGGGTGCACCGCATGGAAGACGACCAGCGCCGGGAAGCGCGCTGGCAGTACTGGCTGGGCCGCGCCCTGGGCCAGTTGGGAGATGCGATCACGGCGGAAAAGGCGTATCGGGCCGCCGCGGGAGAGCGGGATTTCTACGGCTTCGCCGCGGCGGACCGGCTTGGCCAGCCGTATGCGCTGAACCTGCGTCAGGACAGCTACAACGAAGCCTACCGTCAGCGAATCGCTCGCTGGCCGGTGGTCGAGCGTACCGAAGCCTTGATGCGCATCGGCGAGGTCGGGCTCGCCAACAGCGAATGGTATGCCGCGAGCGCACGGCTCGCGGATCAGGACGTGAAAGCCCTGGCGGACTATGCGGAAAGTCGCGGCTGGTACGCCAAGCTGGTGCAGACCACCATCGCCGGCAAGCTGTGGGACGCCTTGGCCTGGCGCTTCCCCGCTGCCTATCGCGAGCAGTTCCTCCACTGGGGCAACGCCAACAGTGTCGATCCCTATTTATTGATGGCAATTTCCCGCCGGGAGAGTGCCTACAATCCGACGGTGATTTCTCCGGCGGGGGCTCGCGGTCTGATGCAACTGATGCCCGGCACCGCCACCCTGGTCAGCCGCAAGATCGGTGTGGCGGACCCGGGGCCCTATGGCGTCCTGCAGCCGGAGGTCAATATTCGGCTAGGCAGTCGTTACTTCAAGGATATGCTTGAGCGCTATCGGGGCAATCGCCTGGCGGCTACCGCCGCCTACAACGCCGGGCCAGGGCGTGTCGATCGCTGGCTGAAGGAAGCCCCTCGGGAGTTCGACCT
- a CDS encoding YkvA family protein, with product MPKPSFWSPFSRLRKRGWAISRIFRALKTFMPMLKDVLSGRYRPIPWAAFGWMIAALVYLVSPLDLIPDFIVLIGVLDDVVIVGWLLTRVDRSLADYRAWRGIDDMPEVTPEP from the coding sequence ATGCCCAAGCCAAGTTTCTGGTCCCCGTTCAGCCGACTGCGCAAGCGCGGTTGGGCCATCAGCCGCATATTTCGAGCGCTCAAGACCTTCATGCCGATGCTCAAGGACGTGCTGAGCGGTCGTTATCGCCCCATTCCCTGGGCGGCGTTCGGCTGGATGATCGCTGCCCTAGTGTATCTCGTTTCTCCGCTGGATCTCATACCCGACTTCATTGTTTTGATAGGAGTATTAGATGACGTGGTCATCGTCGGCTGGCTGTTGACCCGGGTCGATCGCAGCTTGGCGGATTATCGTGCCTGGCGGGGTATCGACGATATGCCGGAGGTCACTCCCGAGCCATAG